GGCACCTTGAACATTTCTGAGCTCCATCAACACATTGAGACCTTCATGGCAGCTTTCAACCTCACCCCCTCTGACCCTTCAACATTCATCCTAATGGGCATCCCTGGCCTGGAAGCTGCCCATAtctggatttccatccctttcACTACGTTCTACATTGTTGGCCTGTTGGAAAATGTTACGCTTCTGTTTGTTGTAAGCAAAGAGCAGACCCTGCACAAGCCAATGTActtgctgctctgcatgctggcacTCACAGATATCGCCACATCTACCTCCGTCGTGCCGAAGGCAttgtgtatattttggttcaatttgaaaggCATTACTGTGGGTGGCTGCCTCGCCCAGATGTTCTTCCTTCACACAGTTGCTGTTATGCACTCAACCGTCCTTGTGACAATGGCCTTCGATCGCTACATTGCCATATGTAACCCTCTGAGATACGCCACCATCCTCACCAAAGGACGAATAGCTAAGCTAGGGTTTCTAGGTTTGATCAAAGCTGTTCTCTTCATTCTGCCTATGCCCCTTCTCCTGAACACATTGCCATTCTGTTCCAACCACGTTATCCCCCACACGCACTGCGAACCTATAGCTGTGGCAAAGATATCGTGTGGGGATATTACAGTCAACAGGATGTATGGCTTAGTGATAGTGTTTGTAGTTGTAGGGTTAGACCTGATGTTCATTGCCCTGTCCTATGGTCTAATCATCAGGGCCCTCCTCAGAATATCCTCCAAGAAAGCCTACCAGAAAGCCCtcaacacctgcacagcccacatctgTGTGATGATTACGTATTATACTTCCGGCTTCTTCTCCCCTCTCATACAACGATTCGGTCAGGGCATCGCTCCCCATGTTCACATCCTATTGGCTGACCTCTATTTCCTCATCCCCCCCATGCTCAACCCTATTATTTATGgggtcaaaaccaaagagcttCGTGACAAAGTGGGCAAATACACCTGCAGAATGTGATCGCCTGGGACATTGAAATTAGCCTTTACAAAAGGGGGAAAGACTATCTCCTTGATAATCAAGGGTGCTCTGTCCCAGTTTGACTGAACTCAGCATTGTGGAGGTTCACAGTCTGGGAAGTTCCTCACAGCTAATCTCTCATCACTCCATCATGCAGCACTGctctctcccttgctgcattCCCTCTCTCTGACCATCGCCTGACTTCTTTGAGCATGACCCATcagcccccaccctctatccccgtCACCTGGCTTTTCTGTAACTCTTACATTACCAACTCTTAGCTGCTACTGCAGCTTTCTGATGCAAGGTGGCTTTCTATTAGTTCCTGTGTGAACAGGGTTCTTTATCAGTTTGATCAACTGAAGCTGCAGTTTGAGATAGGCGACGACAAAATTAAGAAACTATCATTTGTACAGTGATACGATGAGTGAAATGTAACTGATTTTTTCTACTTCCAATCCTTAACGAAACCTGGAGGATAAACCAAATAAAGGCTAACTGTAGCAAACTGAatgcaattagaaataaataatataataatgctGTAGTTgttttttcattacaaatgttTTGGGCTaagttggggctttttttaatgcCACTTTTGATGGAAACACCTGCCAGCCCTTAGTCAAGATACAAGTACCAGTATTTTGAGTTTGATTGTCATCTCATAGGTGTGTTGGTAATGTGAACAAAATCCTGCTGGggcttgtagctttttttttttaaatcaaatctgtAGTAGGGGTGTAACGAAAGCTTTCATTTGTTATTTTATGTCTAGCCAAATGTGTTAATAAAAAAACCTTTCTTTGAAAAAAGGGATGGGGCTACTTTCAGGTGAGTTGTGAAATGACTTTGG
The DNA window shown above is from Trachemys scripta elegans isolate TJP31775 chromosome 1, CAS_Tse_1.0, whole genome shotgun sequence and carries:
- the LOC117886049 gene encoding putative olfactory receptor 52P1, whose protein sequence is MAAFNLTPSDPSTFILMGIPGLEAAHIWISIPFTTFYIVGLLENVTLLFVVSKEQTLHKPMYLLLCMLALTDIATSTSVVPKALCIFWFNLKGITVGGCLAQMFFLHTVAVMHSTVLVTMAFDRYIAICNPLRYATILTKGRIAKLGFLGLIKAVLFILPMPLLLNTLPFCSNHVIPHTHCEPIAVAKISCGDITVNRMYGLVIVFVVVGLDLMFIALSYGLIIRALLRISSKKAYQKALNTCTAHICVMITYYTSGFFSPLIQRFGQGIAPHVHILLADLYFLIPPMLNPIIYGVKTKELRDKVGKYTCRM